A stretch of the Gossypium hirsutum isolate 1008001.06 chromosome D07, Gossypium_hirsutum_v2.1, whole genome shotgun sequence genome encodes the following:
- the LOC107953317 gene encoding ubiquitin-conjugating enzyme E2-23 kDa, with protein sequence MMNDYVVETINDILNEFIVRFHGPKESLYEGGVWKIRVELPDAYPYKSPSIRFVNKILHPNVDETSGSVCLDVINQSWSPMFDLLNIFEVFLPQLLLYPNPSHPLNRDAASLMMKDRKQYDQKVKEFCELYAKKEDIMKPTAAEETDGDEDVTDEETCSSDDEIDGRADP encoded by the exons ATGATGAATGATTATGTTGTGGAAACAATAAATGATATACTCAACGAATTCATTGTGAGATTTCATGGTCCCAAAGAAA GTCTGTATGAAGGTGGAGTTTGGAAAATCCGGGTTGAGCTTCCAGATGCCTATCCTTACAAGTCTCCTTCTATTAGATTCGTGAATAAGATACTTCACCCAAATGTCGATGAAAC GTCTGGTTCTGTATGCTTGGATGTTATTAACCAGTCGTGGAGTCCAATGTTCG ATCTTTTAAACATTTTTGAAGTTTTTCTTCCACAGCTCTTGCTTTATCCAAACCCATCACACCCCCTAAACAGGGATGCAGCATCATTGATGATGAAAGATCGAAAACAATATGATCAGAAAGTAAAAG AATTCTGTGAGCTATATGCGAAGAAGGAAGATATCATGAAACCAACAGCTGCTGAGGAGACCGATGGCGATGAAGATGTAACCGATGAGGAAACCTGTTctagtgatgatgaaattgatggACGTGCAGATCCATAA